A region from the Nostoc sp. HK-01 genome encodes:
- a CDS encoding two-component hybrid sensor and regulator, translating into MDIQPTILVIDDEPDNFDVVETLLDGENYQLHYAPSGQQALSRLDNFQPDLILLDVMMPDLDGMEVCKQIKVNPQWQAVPIIMVTALTAKEDLARCLGTGADDFISKPVNGVELRARVHSMLRIKQQYDSLQLLLKLREDMVNMIVHDLRNPLASIVLGAEILKFPGLSAQQQQGKIEQILLAGQQLQSLIDSLLLMAKLESGKMVLNYSPVDLCALCRSALADVEAIAAQKRITLISELPEPGGMIEIDALIFRRVLDNLFTNAIKFSPSNSQVTLRAEYLPAGGAKLQVGDSGKGISEELRNIIFEKYEVGTRMPEVSQIGLGLAFCKMAVEAHCGTINIENNHAKGSIFTVII; encoded by the coding sequence ATGGATATTCAACCCACTATTTTAGTAATCGATGATGAACCAGATAACTTTGATGTTGTTGAAACTTTGCTGGATGGAGAAAACTACCAGTTACACTATGCTCCTAGTGGTCAACAAGCTCTGAGTCGTCTTGATAATTTTCAGCCTGATCTGATTTTGCTTGATGTGATGATGCCCGATTTAGACGGAATGGAAGTCTGCAAGCAAATTAAGGTCAATCCCCAGTGGCAAGCGGTGCCGATTATCATGGTGACAGCCTTAACTGCTAAAGAAGATTTAGCTCGATGTCTAGGAACTGGTGCAGATGACTTCATTAGTAAACCCGTCAACGGTGTAGAATTACGCGCCAGAGTTCATTCTATGTTGCGGATTAAACAGCAGTATGACAGCTTGCAATTATTGCTCAAACTGCGAGAAGATATGGTCAACATGATTGTCCACGATTTGCGAAATCCGCTGGCCAGCATTGTCTTAGGGGCGGAAATTCTCAAATTTCCAGGTTTATCAGCACAACAGCAACAAGGAAAAATCGAGCAAATTTTACTGGCTGGGCAACAATTACAATCACTAATTGATAGCTTATTGCTAATGGCAAAGCTGGAATCGGGCAAAATGGTTCTCAATTACAGCCCAGTCGATCTTTGTGCGCTATGTAGGTCAGCATTGGCAGATGTAGAAGCGATCGCAGCCCAAAAGAGAATCACCTTGATTAGTGAATTACCTGAACCTGGTGGCATGATTGAAATAGATGCTTTGATTTTCCGTCGAGTTTTGGATAATTTGTTCACTAATGCCATTAAATTTTCACCATCAAACTCTCAAGTTACCTTGCGTGCTGAATATCTACCAGCAGGTGGGGCGAAATTGCAAGTCGGTGATTCAGGTAAGGGCATTTCTGAAGAATTACGCAACATTATTTTTGAGAAATATGAAGTAGGAACTCGAATGCCGGAAGTTTCGCAAATTGGTTTAGGATTAGCTTTCTGTAAAATGGCAGTTGAAGCGCACTGCGGCACAATTAACATCGAAAATAATCATGCTAAGGGTAGTATTTTTACAGTTATAATTTAA
- a CDS encoding peptidase, translated as MVITKSRLVLGATAVTLSTIAVTSLGIHSRGQALFKASPKETLDEVWQIVNRQYVDGTFNQVDWQAVRKEYLNKSYSNQQEAYKSIREMLKKLGDPYTRFMDPEEFKNMQVDTSGELTGIGITISQDEKTKKLVVIAPIEDTPAFKAGILAKDVILKINDKNTQGMDTNQAVSLIRGEPNTKVTLTIQRNSTIKQFNITRARIEIHPVRYSQKQTPAGNVGYIRLNQFSANAGKEMQNAIKDLESKQVAGYVLDLRGNPGGLLFSSIEIARMWLDKGTIVSTIDRQGEQEREIANGRALTTKPLVILVDKGSASASEILSGALQDNKRAVLVGTQTFGKGLVQSVRPLEDGSGLAVTIAKYHTPSGRDINHEGIAPDVKVDLTDAQRQDLWLHERDKLATMADPQFAKGVEILGKQIAAKGLTSAEKK; from the coding sequence ATGGTGATTACAAAAAGTAGGCTTGTTCTGGGTGCTACGGCAGTAACACTCTCCACAATTGCTGTTACTAGCCTGGGCATTCACTCACGTGGTCAGGCTTTATTTAAAGCAAGTCCCAAAGAAACATTAGACGAAGTTTGGCAAATCGTTAACCGTCAATACGTAGATGGTACTTTTAACCAGGTAGATTGGCAGGCTGTTCGTAAGGAGTACCTGAACAAGTCCTACAGTAATCAGCAAGAAGCGTATAAATCTATCCGGGAAATGCTGAAAAAGCTTGGTGATCCTTACACCCGGTTTATGGATCCTGAAGAATTCAAGAATATGCAGGTTGATACCTCTGGGGAACTTACAGGTATCGGTATTACGATTAGTCAGGATGAGAAAACCAAGAAATTAGTTGTGATTGCGCCAATTGAAGATACACCAGCATTCAAAGCTGGCATTTTAGCCAAAGATGTTATTCTGAAAATTAACGATAAAAATACTCAGGGGATGGATACTAACCAAGCTGTATCCTTAATCCGAGGTGAACCAAACACCAAAGTCACGCTCACAATTCAGCGCAACAGTACTATCAAGCAGTTTAATATTACACGCGCCAGAATTGAAATCCATCCAGTACGTTATTCTCAAAAACAAACACCAGCAGGGAATGTTGGCTACATCCGCTTGAACCAATTCAGCGCCAATGCTGGTAAGGAAATGCAAAATGCGATCAAAGATTTAGAGTCTAAGCAAGTTGCTGGCTATGTTCTAGATTTGCGTGGAAATCCAGGCGGCTTGTTATTCTCCAGCATAGAAATTGCCCGGATGTGGCTAGATAAAGGAACAATTGTTTCTACTATTGACCGCCAAGGTGAGCAAGAGCGAGAAATAGCCAACGGCCGAGCGCTGACAACTAAACCATTGGTCATCTTGGTAGATAAAGGTTCTGCTAGTGCTAGTGAAATTTTATCTGGAGCTTTGCAGGATAATAAGCGGGCGGTTCTAGTGGGTACTCAAACTTTTGGTAAAGGTTTAGTACAATCGGTGCGCCCCTTAGAAGATGGCTCTGGATTGGCAGTAACAATTGCTAAATATCATACCCCTAGTGGTAGAGATATTAATCATGAAGGAATTGCGCCAGATGTGAAGGTGGATTTGACTGATGCTCAAAGACAAGATTTATGGCTACATGAGCGTGACAAATTAGCTACTATGGCAGACCCACAATTTGCTAAAGGTGTGGAAATTTTAGGTAAGCAGATTGCTGCCAAAGGTCTCACTAGCGCAGAGAAAAAATAA
- a CDS encoding ATP:corrinoid adenosyltransferase translates to MTRNGIGIRTAQARSERLTGQIHVYDGLGKGKSQAALGVVLRSIGLGINTPANCNRVLLLRFLKGPERDYDEDGAIAALQRGFPHLIDQVRTGRAEFFSAEEIIPYDRAEAARGWDVAKGAIASGLYSVVVLDELNPVLDLGLLPVDEVVRTLKAKPQELEIIATGRGAPEKLLEIADLHSEMKPQHHPTAQQLLIEGIEIYTGAGKGKSTSALGKALQAIGRGINHPGSTRVLIMQWLKGGSGYTEDAAIAALQQSYPEVVDHQRCGRDAIVWRNSRQELDYVEAERGWEIAKTAIASGLYKTIILDELNPTVDLELLPVEPIVQALLRKPRDTEIIITGRCQQQPAYFDLASIHSEVYCHKHYANHGVELKRGVDF, encoded by the coding sequence ATGACAAGGAACGGCATCGGTATTCGCACAGCGCAAGCGCGTTCTGAACGACTTACAGGTCAAATTCACGTTTATGATGGTTTGGGTAAAGGTAAATCCCAAGCGGCTTTAGGGGTGGTTTTGCGCTCGATTGGCTTAGGGATAAATACACCAGCTAATTGCAATCGCGTTTTACTGCTGCGGTTTTTAAAAGGGCCAGAACGTGATTATGATGAAGATGGTGCGATCGCAGCTTTGCAGCGTGGGTTTCCCCATTTAATCGATCAGGTACGGACTGGAAGAGCCGAATTTTTTAGTGCAGAAGAAATTATCCCCTACGACCGCGCCGAAGCAGCACGAGGTTGGGATGTAGCCAAAGGTGCGATCGCATCTGGTTTGTATTCGGTAGTAGTTTTAGATGAACTGAACCCCGTCCTCGATTTGGGTTTGCTACCAGTAGATGAAGTGGTGCGGACATTAAAAGCCAAACCCCAAGAATTGGAAATTATCGCCACCGGACGCGGCGCACCAGAAAAGCTATTGGAAATTGCCGATTTACACTCGGAAATGAAGCCGCAGCACCACCCCACAGCCCAACAGCTATTAATTGAGGGGATTGAAATTTATACTGGTGCAGGTAAAGGTAAATCGACCAGCGCCTTGGGTAAAGCTTTACAAGCCATTGGTAGAGGGATTAACCATCCCGGTTCTACCCGCGTGTTAATTATGCAATGGCTCAAAGGTGGTAGCGGTTATACAGAAGATGCAGCGATCGCCGCCTTGCAACAATCTTACCCAGAAGTGGTAGATCATCAACGTTGTGGTCGAGATGCGATCGTGTGGCGCAATTCTCGGCAAGAATTAGATTATGTCGAAGCCGAACGCGGTTGGGAAATTGCCAAAACTGCGATCGCCTCTGGATTGTATAAAACTATCATCTTGGATGAACTCAACCCCACTGTCGATTTAGAACTTCTCCCAGTGGAACCCATCGTCCAAGCCTTACTCCGCAAACCCCGCGATACAGAAATTATTATTACTGGCCGTTGTCAACAGCAACCAGCTTACTTTGATTTAGCCAGTATCCACTCTGAGGTATACTGCCACAAACACTATGCAAATCACGGCGTAGAACTCAAACGTGGAGTTGATTTTTAA
- a CDS encoding filament integrity protein, with protein MLENFTLPRLLPIGVMLFNLLFFLIAIPIEAYVVNRRLKFDKKTSIFYAIATNLFSGTLGWVIFFVLEPLLPPEIKSELINYVFFNNFRYANTQATLILTTFIIFFTTFLMKFLLLQLLVFTLREDGWKKPEIVETSQRRQLRRAIPGIKLQTTNLVTTTLIANSLSYSAITIILLIRNR; from the coding sequence ATGTTAGAAAATTTTACCCTTCCTCGACTTTTGCCGATTGGCGTAATGTTGTTTAACTTGTTATTTTTTCTAATTGCTATCCCTATTGAGGCTTACGTTGTTAATCGCCGACTCAAGTTTGACAAAAAAACCAGTATTTTTTATGCCATAGCCACCAATCTTTTTTCGGGAACCCTTGGTTGGGTTATATTTTTTGTCTTAGAACCACTGTTACCGCCTGAAATTAAATCGGAATTAATTAATTATGTATTTTTTAATAATTTTAGATATGCCAATACCCAAGCGACTTTGATTTTAACTACTTTCATTATTTTCTTTACTACTTTTTTAATGAAATTTTTACTGTTACAACTTTTGGTATTTACATTACGAGAAGATGGTTGGAAAAAACCAGAAATCGTCGAAACATCTCAGCGTAGACAGTTGCGCCGCGCTATCCCTGGGATTAAATTGCAAACAACTAATTTAGTGACTACAACATTAATAGCTAATTCTCTTAGCTATAGTGCAATTACAATTATTTTGCTAATTCGTAATAGATAA
- a CDS encoding ABC-2 type transporter, translating into MRTLIIAKNVFQEVVRDRILYVIGFYTLILAIAGRALPEFAATNEDKILLDFGIVAMSVITLIVAVFVGTGLVKKEIDKRTILVLIAKPVSRSEIIAGKFLGLSAVLAILIATMTAIYLGFLQLENIPHPTLSIVIAAVFLFLQLSLINAVAITLGVFTNSLLAITLTFGVYLMGNITQDLVKLGRLSRNSAMERVTQGLYLVLPDLSRLDLKNDAVYGMQALPDASLLITNAGYGVLYSIFLLAIASFVFSKREF; encoded by the coding sequence ATGAGAACCTTGATAATTGCGAAGAATGTATTTCAAGAAGTAGTGCGCGATCGCATTTTATATGTGATTGGATTTTATACTTTAATTTTAGCGATCGCTGGGCGAGCATTACCGGAATTTGCTGCTACGAATGAAGATAAGATTTTGCTAGACTTTGGGATAGTGGCTATGAGTGTCATTACCTTAATTGTCGCTGTATTTGTTGGTACGGGACTAGTTAAAAAAGAAATTGATAAACGCACTATTTTGGTGTTAATTGCTAAACCAGTTAGCCGCAGCGAAATTATTGCTGGTAAATTCTTGGGTTTGTCAGCAGTTTTAGCTATTTTGATAGCCACAATGACAGCTATTTATCTAGGCTTTTTGCAACTAGAGAATATTCCTCATCCTACACTCAGTATTGTAATTGCCGCAGTTTTTTTGTTTTTACAGTTATCTTTAATCAATGCTGTGGCTATTACATTGGGTGTGTTTACAAATTCCTTGTTGGCGATAACTTTAACTTTTGGCGTGTATTTAATGGGGAATATTACGCAAGATTTAGTTAAATTAGGTCGTTTGAGTCGAAATTCAGCGATGGAACGCGTTACTCAAGGGTTATATCTAGTTTTGCCAGATTTATCCCGCTTAGATTTAAAAAATGATGCTGTTTATGGAATGCAAGCCTTACCTGATGCCAGTTTGTTAATCACAAATGCAGGCTACGGCGTACTTTATAGCATTTTTCTGTTGGCGATCGCGAGTTTTGTTTTCTCAAAACGGGAGTTTTAA
- a CDS encoding oxidoreductase FAD/NAD(P)-binding subunit has product MLESLGRINNPLVRSLATAATVCSVVTLSTAIFIGVSNPKDKSTYQLGVYSSIFGAVAGAVFGLVYTSKVSENESTPDIKTLDSDVWQDWRNFVVVRKVKESEEITSFYLQPEDKGEIPNFQPGQFLTIKLDIPGQNKPVIRTYSLSDYSKTCEYYRLSIKREPAPNGLDVMPGIASNFMHDRIHEGSVIPAKPPNGKFALDVHKSTPTVLISNGVGITPMISMAKACTRLNPQRPIWFLHGARDSDFHAFQDEIMEIAQQNPNFNVHIRYSRPKLEDTGKYHSVGYVDAILIQELNIQDAEYFLCGSTPFIQSVTEGLKAARVPNNKVFFESFGQPMKSESEKSTQTVTQGEEVAEIVFAKSGKTLTWQPSDGTILEFAEANDINPPFSCRVGVCGTCICKIRAGEVAYQEEPSAATDEGEVLICISQPGSSRLVLDI; this is encoded by the coding sequence ATGCTGGAAAGTCTGGGAAGAATTAACAATCCATTAGTCAGAAGCCTTGCCACAGCTGCTACAGTTTGCTCAGTAGTCACTTTATCTACGGCTATTTTCATTGGAGTCAGCAATCCCAAAGATAAATCTACCTATCAACTTGGTGTCTATTCTTCCATATTTGGGGCTGTGGCTGGTGCCGTATTTGGCTTAGTTTATACTAGTAAAGTAAGTGAAAATGAATCCACTCCAGACATCAAAACATTAGATAGTGATGTTTGGCAAGATTGGCGAAACTTTGTGGTTGTGCGAAAGGTAAAAGAAAGCGAAGAAATTACATCTTTCTATTTGCAACCCGAAGATAAAGGTGAAATTCCCAACTTCCAACCAGGACAATTTTTAACTATTAAACTAGATATTCCCGGACAAAATAAGCCTGTGATTCGGACTTATTCACTTTCCGATTATTCTAAAACTTGTGAATACTATCGTCTCTCAATTAAGCGGGAACCTGCACCAAATGGATTAGATGTTATGCCTGGAATAGCATCTAATTTTATGCACGATCGCATTCACGAAGGTTCGGTAATTCCCGCCAAACCACCAAATGGTAAATTTGCTTTGGATGTGCATAAATCTACCCCCACAGTTTTGATTAGCAATGGTGTGGGAATTACGCCGATGATTAGTATGGCAAAAGCTTGTACTCGTCTTAATCCTCAACGTCCTATTTGGTTTCTACATGGTGCTAGAGATAGTGATTTCCATGCTTTTCAAGACGAAATAATGGAAATTGCCCAACAAAATCCTAATTTCAATGTACATATTCGCTACAGTCGCCCCAAACTAGAAGATACAGGTAAATATCATAGTGTTGGTTATGTTGATGCGATTTTAATTCAAGAATTAAATATCCAAGATGCTGAATATTTTTTATGTGGTTCAACTCCATTTATTCAGTCTGTTACTGAAGGACTAAAAGCAGCGAGAGTACCTAATAATAAAGTCTTCTTTGAATCTTTCGGTCAACCGATGAAGAGTGAGTCGGAAAAATCTACTCAGACTGTAACTCAAGGTGAAGAAGTTGCCGAAATTGTCTTTGCAAAATCTGGCAAAACTTTAACATGGCAACCTAGTGATGGCACTATTTTAGAATTTGCCGAAGCTAATGATATTAATCCACCTTTTAGTTGTCGTGTTGGGGTTTGTGGAACTTGTATATGTAAAATCCGCGCAGGTGAAGTTGCTTATCAAGAAGAACCAAGTGCAGCAACCGATGAAGGTGAAGTGTTAATTTGTATTTCTCAACCTGGAAGTTCTAGATTAGTGTTAGATATTTAA
- a CDS encoding pentapeptide repeat-containing protein codes for MRSFADVQELISSQITEKCWQQQDFSGCDLQGIELKELNLSGANFRGANLKCANLSGSILTDTDLSEADLTQANLSHTDLSYANLCGSYLWRSQCRYSNFWGASLCGADFTEADLSYAKLIESSLIEAKLVRANLQEASICGAILLEADLTEANLNGADLTWTNLTKANLLNANLWETKIIYSKLRDTIMPEGTIYKPDIMIIN; via the coding sequence ATGAGAAGTTTTGCTGATGTGCAGGAATTAATTTCTAGCCAAATTACAGAAAAATGTTGGCAGCAGCAGGATTTCAGTGGATGTGATTTGCAGGGAATTGAGTTAAAAGAATTAAATTTAAGTGGTGCTAACTTTCGGGGAGCAAATTTAAAATGTGCTAATTTATCAGGTTCTATCTTGACTGATACAGATTTAAGTGAAGCAGATTTAACACAAGCAAATTTGAGCCATACTGATTTAAGTTATGCCAATTTGTGTGGATCTTATTTATGGCGATCGCAATGTAGGTATAGTAACTTTTGGGGAGCTTCTTTATGTGGTGCAGATTTCACAGAAGCAGACTTGAGTTATGCCAAATTGATTGAATCATCTTTAATTGAAGCTAAATTAGTTAGAGCGAATCTCCAAGAAGCTAGTATATGTGGTGCAATCTTATTGGAGGCTGATTTAACTGAAGCTAATTTAAATGGTGCAGACTTGACATGGACTAATTTAACTAAGGCAAATTTGTTAAATGCTAATCTTTGGGAGACAAAAATAATTTATAGCAAGCTCAGAGATACAATTATGCCTGAAGGGACAATTTATAAACCTGACATAATGATTATCAATTAA
- a CDS encoding binding-protein-dependent transport systems inner membrane component: protein MPKIYSNKSWLDNDTFAAWTFLAPALILLGIFVIWPIAYLFYLSFTAGSFTSTGTYWVGLKNYWRLLLTPDFWQVLGNTIYFTLATVIPSLIIPLGLAVLLNRSLALRGMLRSAYFLPSIISLVAAGLGFRWLFQTTGPVNAFLHLFGIAPIPWLGDTFWAMPVLIILSIWKQLGFNMVVFLAGLQAIPPSRYEAAELDGANAWQQFWYVTLPGLRPTLIFATVTTAIFTLRSFEQVYVITGGGPLNSTNLLVYYIYQEAFGQFDFGYAAAAATVLLAVTLVFVYFQLQTWGEE, encoded by the coding sequence ATGCCAAAAATCTATAGTAATAAATCGTGGTTAGATAATGATACATTTGCCGCTTGGACTTTTCTTGCGCCTGCATTAATTTTATTAGGTATCTTTGTAATTTGGCCGATCGCCTATTTGTTTTATCTCAGTTTCACGGCTGGTAGTTTTACATCCACAGGTACTTATTGGGTAGGCTTAAAAAACTACTGGCGTTTACTACTTACCCCAGATTTTTGGCAAGTTCTGGGTAACACAATTTATTTTACCCTCGCTACTGTCATCCCCAGCTTAATTATTCCTTTAGGATTGGCTGTGTTATTAAATCGTTCTCTAGCTTTGCGCGGAATGTTAAGAAGTGCTTATTTTTTACCCTCCATCATTTCTCTAGTAGCGGCTGGTTTAGGATTTCGCTGGCTGTTTCAAACTACTGGCCCTGTCAACGCATTTTTACATTTATTTGGTATTGCACCCATTCCTTGGCTAGGGGATACTTTTTGGGCAATGCCTGTTTTAATTATTTTGAGCATTTGGAAACAATTAGGCTTTAATATGGTTGTCTTTTTAGCCGGGTTGCAAGCAATTCCCCCCAGTCGCTATGAAGCAGCCGAATTAGATGGTGCAAATGCTTGGCAACAATTTTGGTATGTTACCTTACCAGGATTACGACCTACTTTAATTTTCGCTACAGTCACCACAGCAATTTTTACATTACGCAGTTTTGAGCAAGTTTACGTGATTACTGGTGGCGGCCCTTTGAATTCTACTAATTTATTGGTTTACTACATTTATCAAGAAGCTTTTGGACAATTTGATTTTGGTTATGCGGCGGCGGCGGCTACAGTTTTGTTAGCGGTAACTTTAGTTTTTGTATATTTTCAGTTACAGACTTGGGGGGAAGAATAA
- a CDS encoding phosphoribosylglycinamide formyltransferase yields MTFRPDSTFSLVSPVISDRLSSSETPIKLGILASGNGSNFAAVAQAIENGQINAQIPVLIYNNPGAKAASRAANLGIETVLLNHREYKNRETLDQQIVQTLRQHDVDLVILAGWMRLVTSVLIDAFPQRIINIHPSLLPSFKGLHAVEQALQAKVTITGCTVHLVCLEVDSGPILIQAAVPVLPEDTPETLHARIQIQEHRILPQGIAIAASQLQTALTPL; encoded by the coding sequence ATGACCTTTCGCCCCGATTCTACCTTTAGCTTGGTTTCTCCCGTTATTAGCGATCGCCTATCATCTAGTGAGACTCCTATCAAACTAGGTATTCTGGCTTCGGGGAATGGTAGCAATTTTGCAGCAGTTGCCCAAGCTATTGAAAATGGGCAAATTAATGCCCAAATTCCAGTTCTAATTTACAATAATCCAGGTGCGAAAGCAGCAAGTCGAGCCGCTAATCTTGGTATAGAAACTGTTTTATTAAATCACCGCGAATATAAAAATCGAGAAACTTTAGATCAACAGATTGTCCAGACTTTGCGCCAGCATGATGTTGATTTAGTGATTTTAGCTGGTTGGATGCGACTGGTAACATCTGTATTAATTGATGCTTTTCCTCAAAGAATTATTAATATTCATCCTAGTTTGTTACCGAGTTTTAAAGGACTTCACGCTGTGGAACAAGCGTTGCAAGCAAAGGTAACAATTACTGGTTGTACAGTGCATTTAGTTTGTTTAGAAGTGGACAGCGGCCCGATATTAATTCAAGCTGCTGTGCCAGTTTTACCAGAGGATACGCCAGAAACCCTCCACGCCCGGATTCAAATTCAAGAACATCGAATCTTACCACAGGGAATTGCGATCGCTGCTAGTCAACTCCAAACCGCACTCACACCTTTATAG
- a CDS encoding response regulator receiver sensor signal transduction histidine kinase: MNKVSTNGFILIVDDNPTNLSILSAALASEGWRFRVAVDGASAIAQAERNQPELILLDVQMPGIDGFETCRRLKANSVTQNVPIIFTTALTDTESKIKGFSLGAVDYIPKPFAQEEVVARVRVHLQLQQLTQSLEKQVRDRTDALQKAQVQLVQQEKLSTLGELIAGIAHEMNNPISFITNNIPPLQEYFDAITELIQLYEQAYPTPPAKITNFIRNLDLKFVLEDIVKILSSLQVGSERIQHLSTSLRSFSRSDSDTKLAADLHLGIDSTLMILQHRLKANGDHPGIEVMRCYGKLPRVNCYVGQMNQVFMNLLANAIDALDEAIIQGKMCDRIPQIHITTDVNSQQMVVIQIADNGIGIPERLKQRLFEPLFTTKPVGKGTGLGLSIAHQIVVEKHNGTMEVHSQPGIGTEFAISIPI; the protein is encoded by the coding sequence ATGAATAAGGTTTCAACTAACGGATTTATTTTGATTGTCGATGATAATCCGACTAATTTATCTATCTTGTCAGCAGCGCTGGCTAGTGAGGGTTGGCGTTTTCGAGTAGCAGTCGATGGCGCAAGTGCGATCGCCCAAGCCGAACGCAATCAACCAGAATTGATTTTACTTGACGTACAAATGCCGGGTATTGACGGATTTGAAACTTGTCGCCGCCTGAAAGCTAATTCTGTGACGCAAAATGTTCCGATTATTTTCACCACAGCTTTAACTGATACAGAAAGCAAAATCAAAGGATTTTCTCTTGGTGCTGTAGATTATATCCCTAAACCCTTTGCCCAAGAGGAGGTAGTTGCTAGAGTGCGCGTACATTTACAACTCCAGCAATTGACTCAATCTTTAGAAAAACAAGTGCGCGATCGCACCGATGCGTTGCAAAAAGCGCAAGTACAACTGGTACAACAAGAAAAACTCTCAACTTTAGGCGAGTTAATCGCCGGTATTGCCCATGAGATGAACAATCCTATCAGTTTTATCACCAACAATATCCCACCTTTACAAGAATACTTTGACGCAATTACCGAGCTTATCCAACTTTATGAACAAGCGTATCCCACCCCACCAGCCAAAATTACTAATTTTATTAGAAACCTGGATCTGAAATTTGTTCTGGAAGATATTGTCAAAATTTTAAGTTCACTCCAGGTAGGCTCTGAACGGATTCAGCACCTTTCGACTTCACTCCGCAGCTTTTCGCGCTCGGATAGTGATACCAAATTAGCGGCTGACTTGCATTTAGGTATAGATAGTACGCTGATGATTTTACAACACCGCCTAAAAGCCAATGGCGATCACCCAGGCATTGAAGTTATGCGGTGTTATGGCAAATTACCCCGTGTCAATTGCTATGTGGGACAGATGAATCAAGTATTTATGAATCTTCTGGCTAACGCCATTGACGCTCTTGATGAAGCGATTATCCAAGGCAAAATGTGCGATCGCATTCCCCAAATTCACATTACAACAGATGTCAATTCTCAACAAATGGTGGTCATTCAAATTGCTGACAATGGAATTGGTATTCCTGAACGACTCAAGCAACGCTTATTTGAACCGTTATTTACAACAAAACCTGTGGGTAAAGGTACTGGACTTGGCTTATCCATAGCCCATCAAATTGTTGTAGAAAAACACAATGGCACAATGGAAGTTCATTCTCAGCCAGGTATCGGCACTGAGTTTGCGATATCCATTCCCATCTAA